One window from the genome of Moorena sp. SIOASIH encodes:
- the fabI gene encoding enoyl-ACP reductase FabI, with product MLDLNGKNAFVTGIANNRSIAWGIAQQLHNAGANLGVNFLPDEKGRYEKKVRDLVEPLEPSIIMPCDVRNDAQIEAIADAIAKQWGKLDILIHCLAFANKEDLSGEFSQTSREGFSLALDISTYSLNRLTAAWKHLMTDGGSIVTLSYLGGVKVIPNYNVMGVAKAALEMSVRYLAAELGPQTIRVNAISAGPIRTLASSAVGGIMDMIHHVEKVAPLRRTVTQEEVGKAAAFLCSDLASGITGQVLYVDAGYEIMGM from the coding sequence ATGCTCGATCTCAACGGAAAAAATGCTTTTGTCACTGGCATCGCCAACAACCGCTCCATTGCTTGGGGGATCGCCCAACAGTTGCACAACGCGGGGGCAAATTTAGGTGTGAACTTTTTGCCTGACGAAAAAGGTCGCTATGAGAAAAAAGTTCGAGACCTGGTAGAGCCACTTGAACCTAGCATTATTATGCCCTGTGATGTCCGAAACGATGCCCAAATTGAAGCGATTGCGGATGCGATCGCAAAACAATGGGGCAAACTGGACATCCTGATTCACTGTTTAGCCTTTGCCAATAAAGAGGATCTATCGGGAGAGTTTAGTCAGACATCCCGTGAGGGGTTTTCCCTAGCCTTAGACATTAGCACTTACTCCCTCAATCGACTAACAGCAGCTTGGAAACACTTGATGACTGATGGGGGTAGCATTGTCACCCTCAGCTATCTTGGCGGGGTTAAAGTAATTCCCAATTATAATGTGATGGGTGTTGCTAAAGCAGCACTGGAAATGAGTGTTCGTTACCTGGCAGCAGAACTCGGACCCCAAACGATTCGGGTCAATGCTATCTCCGCAGGACCAATCCGGACCTTAGCATCTTCAGCAGTTGGGGGGATCATGGATATGATTCATCATGTAGAGAAAGTAGCACCACTGCGCCGCACGGTTACTCAGGAAGAAGTGGGTAAAGCAGCTGCTTTCTTGTGTAGTGATTTAGCCAGTGGCATCACTGGTCAGGTTTTATATGTAGACGCTGGTTACGAAATCATGGGGATGTGA